Proteins from a single region of Limosilactobacillus fermentum:
- a CDS encoding ISL3 family transposase: MTDYIKNILQIKDPNLHFTDVVFENNDGWETQVFIGTVSLKLDRCPHCGFADTFIKNGHSYQTIKYLSINESCPTMLRIGKQRLRCKNCQDSFMAKTNVVDKYCSIAKAVKHKALTMLESNVSQKDVSKFTGVSPSTIGRLLDSDQALLRFNSRTLPTNIAIDEFRGPQGKYCFIIVDNDTSQIYQILPDRLKSSITHYFDRFSLKERKRVKSVSTDLNSYYQGLVRRYFPNAKLVVDRFHIVSMLTRAFNQVRVAVMKQFDPNTREYRALKNSWRLYLLKSTSLNYTKEYYDRHLRQKVTMAERVGIGLDLDPQLAAGYELLQGAMTALEEHDVDQLMDVLFTKWDVPAPFQTVLKTLRKNSEGVYNATVLPYSNGRVEGINRMIKLIQRTAYGFTNFGHFIARIRLHQMGTEAEKRRRQVQAPAAA, translated from the coding sequence ATGACTGATTATATTAAAAATATCCTTCAAATTAAAGACCCCAATCTTCATTTCACAGACGTTGTCTTTGAAAATAATGACGGATGGGAGACGCAGGTCTTCATTGGGACGGTCTCGCTTAAATTGGATCGGTGCCCACATTGCGGCTTTGCGGATACCTTCATTAAGAATGGCCATTCTTACCAAACCATTAAGTACCTCTCAATTAACGAAAGTTGTCCCACTATGTTGCGGATCGGTAAGCAACGCCTGAGATGTAAGAATTGCCAAGATTCGTTCATGGCGAAGACCAACGTCGTTGATAAATACTGTTCCATTGCCAAAGCAGTTAAACACAAGGCACTTACGATGCTTGAAAGTAATGTCTCTCAAAAGGACGTGTCTAAGTTTACCGGTGTGTCACCTAGTACCATTGGCCGACTCCTAGACAGTGATCAAGCGCTCCTTCGCTTTAATAGTCGCACTTTACCCACTAATATTGCCATTGATGAGTTCCGTGGTCCGCAGGGGAAGTATTGCTTCATTATCGTTGATAATGATACCTCACAAATCTACCAAATTCTCCCTGATCGGCTTAAGAGTAGTATTACGCATTACTTTGATCGATTCTCGCTAAAAGAGCGCAAACGAGTCAAATCAGTCTCGACAGACTTAAACAGTTACTATCAAGGCCTTGTACGCCGCTACTTCCCAAACGCAAAGCTGGTTGTGGATCGATTCCACATCGTTTCAATGCTTACGCGGGCGTTTAACCAAGTCCGGGTCGCAGTAATGAAGCAATTCGACCCTAATACGCGTGAGTATCGGGCATTGAAGAATTCGTGGCGACTGTACTTACTTAAAAGCACATCGCTTAACTACACTAAGGAGTACTATGATCGCCACTTACGACAAAAGGTAACGATGGCCGAACGGGTGGGAATTGGCCTGGACCTTGATCCCCAGTTAGCGGCCGGTTATGAACTCTTACAGGGCGCCATGACCGCTCTTGAAGAGCACGATGTTGACCAATTAATGGACGTCTTGTTCACCAAATGGGACGTGCCAGCGCCGTTCCAAACAGTTCTTAAGACCCTCCGTAAGAACAGCGAAGGAGTGTACAACGCAACCGTATTACCGTACTCCAACGGTCGGGTTGAGGGGATCAACCGCATGATCAAGTTAATTCAACGGACGGCATATGGCTTTACTAACTTTGGTCATTTCATCGCCCGGATCCGATTGCATCAAATGGGAACGGAAGCTGAAAAAAGGCGGCGCCAGGTGCAAGCACCGGCCGCCGCCTAA
- the dapF gene encoding diaminopimelate epimerase, whose amino-acid sequence MAQLLKVHGSQNQFFLLDQTTLARPLSDPELRALGLQLCDPATGILGGADGLLVVNDSNNPAASGQMRVINADGSEASMCGNGLRTVARYLAEKTNQTRFQVETMKADLTVAYHDDFFPGVPGYAVEISPVRFNKEALPFDQVGHERLLDTLVPEFVPGWRFSALAVPNPHLIAFVSDEELAGPVLGELGQRLNGENPYFADGVNINFAHILGPNELFVRTYERGVGFTNACGTGMSATTLAFALTHPDQAGFETPITVYNPGGMVKTILHHHDARYTIDLIGNATFTHQIEVHEAALHDAQVTDADVTVTETGEQAAYLDFVASLPQVSAVKSK is encoded by the coding sequence ATGGCACAGTTACTAAAGGTTCACGGATCACAAAACCAATTCTTCTTACTCGACCAAACCACCCTTGCCCGCCCGCTTTCCGACCCGGAACTAAGAGCGCTGGGCCTTCAATTATGCGATCCAGCTACCGGAATTTTAGGTGGGGCCGATGGCTTGCTCGTGGTTAACGACAGCAACAACCCGGCCGCCAGCGGCCAAATGCGGGTGATCAACGCCGACGGATCTGAAGCCTCTATGTGTGGCAACGGCCTGCGCACCGTCGCCCGCTACCTGGCCGAAAAAACCAACCAGACCCGCTTCCAAGTCGAAACGATGAAGGCCGACCTGACCGTGGCCTACCACGACGACTTCTTCCCCGGCGTGCCGGGCTACGCCGTCGAAATTTCACCGGTCCGTTTTAACAAAGAGGCCCTTCCCTTTGACCAGGTTGGCCACGAACGGCTTTTAGACACCCTGGTGCCAGAGTTTGTGCCCGGCTGGCGCTTCTCCGCCCTGGCGGTGCCCAATCCCCACCTGATCGCCTTTGTCAGCGACGAAGAACTCGCCGGGCCGGTATTGGGGGAACTGGGCCAACGCCTCAACGGGGAGAACCCCTACTTTGCAGACGGGGTCAACATCAACTTCGCCCACATCCTCGGTCCCAACGAACTCTTCGTCCGGACCTATGAGCGCGGGGTCGGCTTCACCAACGCCTGCGGGACCGGGATGTCGGCGACGACCCTGGCCTTCGCGCTAACCCACCCCGACCAGGCTGGCTTTGAGACCCCGATCACCGTTTACAACCCCGGTGGCATGGTCAAGACGATCCTCCACCACCATGACGCCCGTTACACGATTGACTTAATCGGTAACGCCACTTTCACCCACCAAATTGAAGTCCACGAGGCCGCCCTCCACGACGCCCAGGTCACCGATGCAGACGTCACCGTGACCGAAACCGGCGAGCAGGCCGCCTACTTAGACTTCGTCGCGAGCCTGCCCCAGGTCAGCGCCGTTAAAAGCAAGTAG
- a CDS encoding GlsB/YeaQ/YmgE family stress response membrane protein translates to MGLIWSLIVGAIIGAIAGAITNRGAAMGWIANIVAGLIGAWIGQGLLGTWGPSLAGMALIPSIIGAIILVLIVSLVVGRTGKK, encoded by the coding sequence ATGGGACTTATTTGGTCATTAATCGTCGGGGCAATCATTGGTGCCATTGCTGGCGCAATCACTAACCGTGGTGCTGCTATGGGCTGGATTGCAAACATCGTAGCTGGTTTGATTGGTGCATGGATTGGCCAAGGGCTCCTTGGCACTTGGGGCCCTTCATTAGCTGGCATGGCATTGATACCATCGATCATCGGGGCAATTATTTTAGTTCTGATTGTTTCATTAGTTGTTGGTCGAACCGGTAAAAAGTAA
- the lysA gene encoding diaminopimelate decarboxylase, producing MNSQIEPEQINDQGHLTIGGVDSLELAAKYQTPLVVYDVAAIRHQIRAFKKVFAKNQVAAEVSYASKAFSAIAIYQVVAQEDGHIDVVSGGELTTAIKAHFPMEKVSFHGNNKSKEELELAVQNGVGMIIIDNFHEIDLLGEVLDEQDATATVSLRITPGIAAHTNEYIQTGQVDSKFGFDLESGQADRALEEVLANPRLKVVGLHAHIGSQIFEVVGFEGVAKKLVDVAEHWHEEFGFQTRVLNVGGGFGIRYVQEDQPLPPEEFVDAIIKAVKKEVAKKGLSMPAIWIEPGRSIVGPAGYSLYTVGSRKDLPGYQPFVTVDGGMGDNIRPALYQAAYETVYAKDPRQKPEETVRIAGKYCESGDILARDQALPKTKPGDLLVMLDTGAYGYAMASNYNRNPRPAVVFVENGHAQLVIQRESWADTCRLDLPLASEDK from the coding sequence ATGAATTCACAGATTGAACCAGAACAGATTAACGATCAGGGGCACCTAACGATTGGCGGCGTTGACAGCCTTGAATTAGCGGCCAAGTACCAAACGCCCCTGGTCGTGTACGACGTAGCGGCGATTCGCCATCAAATCCGCGCCTTTAAAAAGGTCTTTGCCAAAAACCAGGTGGCAGCGGAGGTCTCTTACGCCAGCAAGGCCTTTAGCGCCATCGCCATTTACCAGGTGGTGGCCCAAGAGGATGGCCACATTGACGTGGTCTCCGGTGGCGAATTAACAACGGCCATCAAGGCGCACTTCCCGATGGAAAAGGTTAGTTTCCACGGTAACAACAAGTCTAAAGAAGAGCTGGAATTGGCCGTCCAAAACGGGGTCGGGATGATCATCATCGATAACTTCCACGAGATCGACTTGCTGGGCGAGGTCTTAGATGAACAAGACGCCACCGCGACCGTTAGCCTGCGGATCACCCCCGGGATTGCCGCCCACACCAATGAGTACATTCAAACCGGCCAGGTAGATTCCAAGTTTGGCTTTGACCTGGAATCGGGGCAAGCGGACCGGGCCCTAGAAGAGGTCTTGGCCAACCCCCGGCTCAAGGTGGTCGGCCTCCACGCCCACATCGGCTCCCAAATCTTTGAGGTCGTGGGCTTTGAAGGGGTGGCCAAGAAGTTAGTGGACGTCGCCGAGCACTGGCACGAGGAGTTTGGCTTTCAAACGCGGGTCTTAAACGTCGGCGGTGGCTTTGGAATCCGCTACGTTCAAGAAGACCAACCGCTCCCGCCGGAAGAATTTGTCGATGCAATCATCAAGGCCGTTAAAAAGGAGGTCGCCAAAAAGGGCCTGTCAATGCCGGCGATTTGGATTGAGCCGGGGCGCTCGATCGTTGGACCGGCCGGCTACAGCCTGTACACGGTTGGTTCACGAAAAGACCTCCCGGGCTACCAGCCCTTCGTGACCGTTGACGGTGGGATGGGGGACAACATCCGCCCGGCCCTTTACCAGGCCGCTTACGAAACGGTGTACGCTAAAGACCCCCGTCAAAAACCGGAAGAGACCGTCAGGATTGCCGGTAAGTATTGCGAATCCGGCGACATCTTAGCAAGGGATCAGGCCCTCCCTAAAACCAAGCCGGGCGACCTCTTGGTAATGCTAGACACCGGAGCGTACGGGTACGCGATGGCCTCTAACTACAACCGGAACCCCCGCCCGGCGGTGGTCTTCGTTGAAAACGGCCACGCTCAACTGGTCATCCAACGCGAAAGCTGGGCGGATACCTGCCGGCTCGACTTACCGCTCGCAAGTGAAGATAAATAA
- a CDS encoding Asp23/Gls24 family envelope stress response protein, translated as MQNGTPSEKTTTNEKSGVKGNLTFDDKVIQKIIGISLSEVDGLLTVDGGFFANVAEKLVNTSDVTSGIDVEVGKKQVAVDLDIVAEYGIDISKLYDKIKNVIVREVKNMTDLEVIEVNVNVVDVKTKEQHEKDSTSLQDRVSDATDKTKEAFSKGANKSKETLSDSVDKVTSDNKSSRVN; from the coding sequence ATGCAGAATGGAACACCAAGTGAAAAAACAACAACTAACGAAAAGTCTGGTGTTAAAGGCAATTTAACATTTGATGATAAGGTTATTCAAAAAATCATTGGTATCTCACTTTCTGAAGTAGATGGCTTATTAACCGTAGATGGCGGCTTTTTCGCAAATGTTGCTGAAAAACTAGTTAATACTTCCGATGTCACATCAGGAATTGATGTAGAGGTTGGAAAAAAGCAGGTTGCAGTGGATCTAGACATTGTTGCTGAATACGGCATTGATATTTCTAAACTGTATGACAAGATCAAAAATGTTATCGTTCGGGAAGTAAAGAATATGACCGACTTAGAAGTAATTGAGGTAAATGTGAATGTTGTTGATGTCAAGACAAAGGAGCAACATGAAAAAGATTCGACTTCTCTGCAAGATCGCGTGAGCGATGCTACAGATAAAACGAAGGAAGCCTTTAGTAAGGGCGCAAATAAATCGAAGGAAACATTAAGTGACAGCGTTGATAAAGTAACGTCTGACAATAAATCTAGTCGTGTTAACTAA
- the dapD gene encoding 2,3,4,5-tetrahydropyridine-2,6-dicarboxylate N-acetyltransferase: protein MAQLDAQAIINYIGTAPKKTPVKVYVKGTDLKALTFPAEVEAFVEQTTGVLFGDWQVLKPFLAEHEADFAAVRVENAARNSAVPLLDLKEVNARIEPGATIRDQVLIGDNAVIMMGAVINIGAEIGEGTMIDMGAILGGRALVGKHCHIGAGTVLAGVVEPASAEPVRIDDDVLIGANAVVIEGVHVGEGAVVAAGAVVTQDVAPHTVVAGVPARYIKDVDEQTDSKTGLEDDLRKL from the coding sequence ATGGCACAATTAGACGCGCAAGCAATCATTAACTACATCGGTACCGCGCCCAAGAAGACCCCCGTTAAGGTCTACGTTAAGGGGACTGACTTAAAAGCACTTACGTTTCCCGCTGAAGTGGAGGCCTTCGTGGAACAAACTACCGGGGTCCTGTTTGGCGACTGGCAGGTCTTAAAGCCCTTCTTAGCCGAGCACGAAGCGGACTTTGCGGCGGTCCGGGTGGAAAATGCGGCCCGTAATTCCGCCGTACCGTTGCTGGACCTAAAGGAAGTTAACGCCCGGATTGAACCGGGGGCCACGATTCGCGACCAGGTTTTAATTGGCGATAACGCGGTCATCATGATGGGCGCCGTCATCAACATCGGGGCCGAAATCGGGGAGGGAACCATGATCGACATGGGGGCAATCCTCGGTGGCCGCGCCCTGGTCGGTAAGCACTGCCACATCGGTGCCGGAACCGTTTTGGCGGGGGTGGTTGAACCGGCGTCGGCCGAACCAGTCCGGATTGATGACGACGTGCTGATCGGGGCCAACGCGGTCGTGATCGAAGGAGTTCACGTCGGGGAAGGGGCCGTGGTGGCCGCCGGGGCGGTCGTGACCCAAGACGTAGCGCCGCACACGGTGGTGGCCGGGGTGCCCGCCCGCTACATTAAGGACGTTGACGAACAGACCGATTCCAAGACCGGGCTGGAAGACGATTTGAGGAAGCTCTAA
- a CDS encoding IS30 family transposase — protein MSSYNHLTLKDRECILLGVTLKDTYQVIAQRVGCSKATVSCEIKRNGGRKAYSAVKAQENYQGRRLKSRRPRLLTNLKLRDFILHCIVQRQWSPEQISGRLAHENSEWRISYNTIYRGIERDNLGIKRKSHGARGFARKLRHRGKTRKVKGTIKERRGRFNDVPSVHERPVSCENRSRFGHWEGDTIRGKTGRSALVTLVDRKSRYLLSQRVLKVNAKNVTQAMIDLLHTVTPKRVRTLTPDRGTEFAGYREVSQELSIPVYFPDPHAPQQRGTNENTNGLIREYFPKGTDLDQLTDQDIDKFVRDLNHRPRKVLGWKSPFEVFFGTKLRLI, from the coding sequence ATGAGTTCGTACAACCATCTTACCTTAAAAGACCGAGAATGCATACTATTAGGCGTCACTTTGAAGGACACCTATCAAGTTATTGCGCAGAGGGTTGGGTGTTCTAAAGCCACCGTATCGTGCGAGATCAAACGCAATGGCGGTCGTAAGGCTTACTCAGCCGTCAAGGCCCAAGAGAACTATCAGGGACGTCGACTAAAAAGCCGACGTCCTAGGCTTCTAACTAACTTGAAGTTACGGGATTTTATCCTTCACTGTATTGTTCAACGTCAGTGGTCCCCGGAACAGATTTCAGGTCGTTTAGCCCACGAAAACAGCGAATGGCGTATCAGTTATAACACCATTTATCGTGGGATTGAACGCGATAATTTAGGCATCAAACGTAAGAGTCACGGGGCTCGTGGCTTTGCCCGTAAGCTCCGTCACCGTGGTAAAACCCGAAAGGTCAAGGGAACCATTAAGGAACGTCGAGGACGATTTAACGACGTCCCTTCCGTTCATGAACGCCCGGTTTCATGTGAGAATCGAAGCCGGTTTGGTCATTGGGAAGGTGATACAATTCGCGGTAAAACCGGGCGTTCAGCCCTGGTAACCTTAGTGGACCGTAAATCTCGGTATTTATTATCTCAGCGCGTTCTCAAAGTAAACGCCAAGAACGTCACACAAGCGATGATTGACCTCCTGCATACCGTAACGCCTAAACGCGTTCGGACGCTTACGCCGGACCGTGGAACTGAATTCGCAGGATACCGTGAAGTTAGCCAAGAACTAAGCATTCCAGTCTATTTTCCCGATCCCCATGCGCCCCAACAACGGGGAACCAATGAGAATACCAACGGGCTTATCCGTGAGTATTTCCCCAAAGGAACCGACCTAGACCAACTAACTGATCAAGATATCGACAAGTTTGTCAGGGATTTAAATCACCGACCACGTAAGGTCTTAGGCTGGAAGAGTCCATTTGAAGTTTTCTTCGGGACAAAGTTGCGCTTGATTTGA
- the amaP gene encoding alkaline shock response membrane anchor protein AmaP encodes MRVIFKALIVVVIILAFPLSIVLVFKNWSTAIGTSTPMQLKFDWLDQYEPIYLFWSGIILAAVLIVLLIITLFWPRSQLLYLHQKSDGQVTISKKAIEHFALSALQHEPFIGNPKVSAKLSRKRITLKISGDLLNSVNAKKQTANFLNQLKKDLRICLGISEQKKIKIRLVDFNESDANVHQSRVV; translated from the coding sequence TTGCGAGTTATATTTAAGGCTTTAATAGTAGTTGTTATTATCCTTGCATTTCCTTTGTCCATAGTTCTTGTCTTTAAAAATTGGTCAACGGCCATTGGCACTAGCACACCCATGCAATTAAAGTTTGATTGGTTGGATCAGTACGAACCGATATACCTTTTTTGGAGTGGGATAATTCTGGCGGCGGTGTTAATTGTTTTATTGATTATCACACTTTTTTGGCCACGGTCACAGTTATTATATCTTCATCAAAAGTCTGATGGTCAAGTTACCATCAGTAAGAAAGCTATTGAGCATTTTGCTCTTTCAGCACTTCAACATGAACCCTTTATTGGTAACCCCAAGGTATCAGCTAAGTTATCACGAAAAAGGATCACACTTAAAATATCGGGTGATCTACTAAATTCAGTCAATGCCAAGAAACAGACTGCAAATTTTCTCAATCAATTAAAAAAAGATTTGCGTATTTGTCTTGGAATTTCTGAACAGAAAAAAATAAAAATCCGACTCGTTGATTTCAATGAGTCGGACGCTAATGTGCATCAATCTCGAGTTGTCTAG
- a CDS encoding aspartate kinase has product MKVVKFGGTSLADGAAYEKVVKIIQDDPERTVIVTSAPGKRFQGDIKVTDLLIRYANQVCQGEDATATVKEILGRYSEIATHFGLPAVALTPLQAALEDLPKQDYPNQDYLMAAFKAHGERLNARLMALVLTHVGMPARFVDPSECGLEVTGTPNDATVSPHTYGNLHAFKYDSNQRLVFPGFFGFTPAGRIATFARGGSDTTGAILACGLRARLYENFTDVDAIYTANPNIVDNPQPIRQMTYREMRELSYAGFSVFQDEALIPAIQGQVPINVKNTNAPQKPGTMIVPEKGFKPEDIITGIAGGAHFAALYLHKYLINKENGFTLRLLSILQRHGISYEHMPSGIDDVTVIINRNQISDEQIDLVCNEIQCEINPDQLKWIPDYAITMIVGEGMRTSLGVIEDVLAPLAEAHVEVPMINQGASQISIMIGTRAKDADKTVKAIYDRFFIH; this is encoded by the coding sequence ATGAAGGTTGTAAAATTTGGGGGAACCTCCCTCGCCGACGGAGCGGCCTACGAAAAGGTCGTTAAGATTATTCAAGACGATCCCGAACGGACGGTGATTGTCACCTCCGCCCCGGGGAAACGGTTTCAGGGCGACATTAAGGTAACCGACCTTTTGATTCGTTACGCTAACCAGGTTTGCCAAGGCGAAGACGCCACGGCCACCGTTAAGGAAATCCTCGGCCGCTATTCGGAAATCGCGACTCACTTCGGTTTACCCGCCGTGGCCCTCACCCCGCTGCAAGCGGCCCTAGAGGACTTACCCAAGCAAGACTATCCCAACCAAGATTACCTAATGGCCGCCTTCAAGGCCCACGGTGAGCGCCTCAACGCCCGCTTAATGGCGTTGGTGCTGACCCACGTGGGGATGCCCGCCCGCTTCGTTGACCCCAGCGAGTGTGGCCTTGAGGTGACCGGGACGCCCAACGACGCTACCGTTAGTCCACACACTTACGGCAACTTGCACGCCTTTAAGTACGATTCCAACCAGCGCCTCGTCTTCCCAGGCTTTTTCGGCTTCACGCCGGCCGGCCGGATTGCGACCTTTGCCCGCGGCGGTTCCGACACGACCGGGGCGATCCTAGCTTGCGGTCTGCGGGCCCGCTTATACGAAAACTTTACCGACGTGGACGCCATTTACACCGCTAACCCCAACATCGTGGACAACCCGCAGCCAATTCGTCAGATGACCTACCGGGAGATGCGGGAACTTTCCTACGCCGGCTTTTCGGTCTTTCAAGACGAGGCCTTGATTCCGGCAATTCAAGGCCAGGTGCCGATTAACGTTAAAAACACCAACGCCCCGCAAAAGCCGGGAACGATGATCGTACCGGAAAAGGGCTTTAAGCCAGAGGACATCATCACCGGGATCGCTGGGGGCGCCCACTTTGCCGCCCTCTATCTGCACAAGTACTTGATCAACAAGGAAAATGGCTTCACCCTCCGCTTGCTTTCGATCTTGCAGCGCCACGGGATTTCTTACGAGCACATGCCATCCGGAATCGACGACGTGACCGTGATCATCAACCGCAACCAAATTTCCGACGAGCAAATCGATTTGGTCTGCAACGAGATCCAATGCGAAATTAACCCCGACCAACTCAAATGGATCCCCGATTACGCCATCACGATGATCGTGGGCGAAGGAATGCGGACCAGCCTCGGCGTGATTGAGGACGTCTTGGCGCCCCTAGCAGAAGCCCACGTCGAAGTGCCGATGATCAACCAGGGGGCTTCCCAAATCTCAATTATGATCGGCACCCGGGCCAAGGACGCCGACAAAACCGTCAAGGCCATCTACGACCGCTTCTTTATTCACTAA
- a CDS encoding IS30 family transposase has protein sequence MGTTILSFQNRVVIETLHNEGRSLRYIANYLGFSKTTIFNELHRLNSEYQAELAQTDFERKVSQRGRKSSLTKNLKHLIEEKIQVQKWSPEQVAHVVGIAYKTVYNWIDQGWLDVQLSDLPDHGIRRHRAKEKRGTFSHGHSIEERPHKVETRQEFGHFEADTVLSGKRKGQAVATFVERKSRLTIVKRLHGRDSRSMTQAVLELASQLQGKLKTLTVDHGKEFANYQTIERRTGTQVYFAHAYSPHERGSNENRNRVLRRFIPKGQPIDEITDDELIQINWYLNCRPLKCLNWRTPIEIFLRNLRY, from the coding sequence ATGGGCACCACTATTTTATCATTCCAGAACCGTGTTGTCATTGAAACGCTTCATAATGAAGGACGTTCCTTGCGATACATCGCTAACTACTTAGGATTTAGTAAGACCACCATTTTTAACGAACTTCACCGGCTAAATAGTGAGTACCAGGCTGAGCTAGCGCAAACTGACTTTGAACGCAAGGTTAGTCAACGGGGGCGGAAGTCTTCGCTCACTAAAAACCTTAAACACTTGATCGAGGAAAAGATTCAAGTCCAGAAGTGGTCCCCTGAACAAGTTGCCCATGTAGTTGGGATTGCCTACAAGACGGTCTATAACTGGATTGATCAAGGATGGCTTGATGTACAGTTGTCCGATTTGCCTGATCATGGAATTCGTCGTCATCGTGCTAAAGAAAAGCGTGGTACGTTCAGTCACGGCCACTCAATTGAGGAGCGTCCTCATAAAGTCGAAACTCGCCAGGAATTCGGCCACTTTGAAGCTGATACCGTACTTTCTGGCAAACGTAAAGGTCAAGCTGTGGCTACTTTTGTGGAGCGTAAGAGTCGCCTGACAATTGTTAAACGGCTCCATGGTCGCGATAGTCGGTCCATGACTCAAGCCGTACTTGAACTAGCTAGTCAACTTCAAGGCAAGCTCAAGACGCTTACCGTAGACCATGGTAAAGAGTTCGCTAACTATCAGACAATTGAGCGGCGAACTGGTACACAGGTTTATTTTGCCCATGCCTATTCACCACATGAACGAGGCAGTAATGAAAATCGCAACCGAGTACTACGCCGCTTCATTCCCAAAGGTCAACCGATTGATGAGATTACCGATGATGAATTGATTCAAATTAACTGGTATTTGAATTGCCGACCACTCAAATGTTTAAATTGGCGAACACCGATTGAGATCTTTTTGCGTAATCTGCGTTACTAA
- a CDS encoding DUF2273 domain-containing protein — translation MTELIKDYFWPLIGGIIGLLLAVLIITFGFFKTLFVLIFMAIGISAGYCIQKTGILTNVFK, via the coding sequence GTGACCGAACTCATTAAAGACTATTTTTGGCCACTAATTGGTGGAATTATAGGATTGCTCTTAGCGGTCCTTATCATCACTTTTGGATTTTTCAAGACGCTTTTTGTTTTGATTTTTATGGCAATCGGGATTAGCGCGGGTTATTGTATTCAAAAAACTGGTATCTTAACAAATGTTTTTAAATAA
- a CDS encoding FAD:protein FMN transferase: protein MQAGRTVHLMGTVITLVINGGPNAGTLADQVVEQLRAAEHRFSANDESADLMKINASAGQGPVEAAPDLYQLIKLGVHYSKYPGGNLNVAIGPLVKLWHIGFQDARVPSQAEIDRALALTDPRQITLDDVTHSVSLNRPGMEIDLGALAKGFIGDQVIAWLKEQGVESALLNLGGSTVIGLGGNPENEDGMWHVGIQNPADPAQAYGQVVSIKDQALTTSGVAERKLTTNGKTYHHILNPQTGYPDETTVVSMSLVTPTAFLGELWTTMLFGKTKEQIAAVVKTLEQTVGVLIEDDGTVIQLR, encoded by the coding sequence ATGCAAGCAGGAAGAACGGTTCACTTGATGGGGACGGTGATTACGTTGGTGATCAACGGTGGCCCCAACGCCGGGACCCTCGCCGACCAGGTGGTTGAACAATTAAGGGCGGCGGAGCACCGTTTTTCGGCCAACGATGAGTCGGCGGACCTGATGAAGATCAACGCGAGTGCTGGGCAGGGGCCAGTCGAAGCGGCGCCGGACCTTTATCAATTAATTAAGCTTGGCGTCCACTACAGCAAGTACCCCGGGGGCAACCTCAACGTGGCGATTGGCCCCCTGGTCAAGCTATGGCACATCGGCTTTCAAGACGCCCGGGTGCCCAGCCAAGCGGAGATTGACCGGGCCCTTGCTTTGACCGACCCGCGCCAAATCACCCTGGACGACGTTACCCACTCGGTCAGCCTCAACCGACCGGGCATGGAGATTGACTTAGGGGCGTTGGCCAAGGGTTTTATCGGGGACCAGGTGATCGCCTGGCTCAAGGAACAGGGGGTCGAATCGGCCCTGTTAAACCTCGGTGGGTCAACGGTGATTGGCCTGGGCGGTAACCCGGAGAATGAAGACGGGATGTGGCACGTCGGGATTCAAAACCCGGCTGACCCGGCCCAAGCTTACGGCCAGGTAGTTTCGATCAAGGACCAGGCCCTGACCACTTCGGGAGTCGCCGAGCGCAAGTTGACCACCAACGGGAAAACCTACCATCACATCCTAAACCCCCAGACCGGCTACCCGGACGAGACGACGGTGGTGTCAATGTCCTTGGTGACGCCGACCGCCTTTTTAGGGGAACTGTGGACGACGATGCTGTTTGGCAAAACCAAGGAGCAGATCGCCGCTGTCGTCAAAACCCTCGAGCAGACCGTCGGGGTGTTGATTGAAGACGACGGCACCGTTATTCAGTTGCGGTAA